CAAATATTTTACCAAACCCCGTTTGTCCACGAGATACTTTGCTTCTGGAATGTAGAAACCGTGGTTTTTAAACATATGCTCCAAATTCTCCTCAAAAGTTGCAAAGCTGCGCTTCGGACAGAAGATACATGTCTCTAGTGGAATTTCGACGTTGTTCTTGATCTTATCTTGCATTATTTTCTCTAGCTGTTCTTCTTCGGTGAGCTCGGTCTCAGCAGCAACAGCCTCAACGGTCTCTTCTGCTGCAGCTATTGGTTCATCAGTAACAGACTCCTCGGATAAGTCATTAGACTTTACGTTCTGCTCCTGCATATTCTTCATTATACTGTGTTTAGCCATTTCAAGCAGTTGCTTCTTCCTCTCCAAAAGCGCTTCCTTCTCCCGACGCCTAATCTCCTTCTTAGATAACTTTTCGGTCTCATTCTCAGCAAGTCTTGAGGCTTTTTCATCAAATGTAGGTTCATCGATAGGCGGTAGTTGAGCAACtcttcttttcaaattATACCTATGCCAGTCAGTCTTCATATGTGACCGCTGGTCCTCGCCGGTGCTAAAAGCCAAAGCACATGAGTTACAAGTATATGACGACATCACTCACAGATATCAAAGACAAGTAAACAGTGGTAGCGTCAATACTATTTTGTAAAAAGTTTAACTTGCTTAAAGGCGATGAGGTTAGAGGAATTTTTCACTTTTAAGTAGCTGAAAAAAGAAATACATCAGTACGGTAACATAAAAAGATCAGTTTTAAAGGCATGAATACATAATTAATAGCTCTGATTCCGCCGTCCTGCGGTTATTCATACCAGCCATTGGCCATAGTTCTATAAAAGTGCTGCATCCTACTTCTTTCAGTAAATTTCAATCACTTTTAGTCTCACTATGACCATTCTTAACTTGGTCTTGCTTACGCATCCACTTCTTGATATCCCAAGAGCACATGATCATATATATTGGTACAACAATCAGGTTAGCAATTGCTCCAAGAATCCAGCCTAGTGGCCACAAGAAATACGTCGTGCTGTGGACGTTGAAGCCCATTGAACACGCAAGTAGCAACCACCCCACAAAATCTGTAGGTATATCATCGTAGCCTGACTTTAGAGAACGAATAATCTTGTCGCAGCACTCATCACAAGAAATTGCATGACTTGATCCTTCTATGATCGAAGTAATCGCGGGTTTCGTCCGACTCTCTTCCTCGTAACCCTCGGATGCAAAATTGCCCGGGTAAATACAAGAAATACGGGCTTCAGGGTGCTCCTGTCTCAGAATCGCAACCAGGGATCTAATAGCAGCCTTTAGAGGCGCGTACTGTCCGTATCCGATAAATGGATACGCTCCCGCTGAAGAGGAGAACAGCACTAAATGGCGCGCACCGTGCCGCAATGAAGCGTGTGCAAGATAAACCGCAGTACTATAGTTCATTGTAACTCCCGCCAGTAGTTCAGCACCGCTGAGGTCCTTGAACAGTTTTGGAACCGCTCCACCAGCGCAGAAAAGTACCTGCGTCACCTTTATTTGCTTGCTCTCTAGTAGCTTAAACATCTCTGCTACAGAATCGTAAACCGACAGATCGCATGAACAGTATACCAGTCTGCAGTCTTCTGTGTAATCCTCAAGCTCACAAAACGACCCTTCGCCCGTTATGCCCTCAGCAGCCTTCTGCAACTTCGCCTTGGAACGCGATACAATAATCACAGTGGAATTTGAGTCCTGGATGTACTTCTTTGCATAAGCCCGACCAAGTCCTTGAGACCCACCACTAATTAGCACCACCTGATCGTCAAGTTGATACTTCATTGTTCTATATTAGCTCCTACGTCTTCTGTGTTGTAGGCGTTGTGTATACAGTACGGCTTATATGGCCATTTAAATTAAGACGCAGGGTAACGCAACTGAAAAGTCCGCATAAAAGACATCAAACATTCACTAATAGCGCTCTAAGAGCTATAAATATCAACTATATTCAGAATTAAGCTTACTATATACATTAGAGAGCATCAAAACAGTATCATTTCTGACTTTCCTCtcttctcttcttctcGTTCATATACTCCATCTTCAACTTTTGCAATTCCTTCTCATCGATAGGAGGAATTGGCACATCACGGAAGTCATCATCCTTGTGCAAGAAACGGTAAGTATAAGTGTAAATACCACCAACTAGGCCCAGTAATACTACCAAACTAATCATATTTTTCTTGAAATATGGCTGCCTGGCCCGTATCATTGCGGGAGTCATCTTTCCGGTTCTGGGATCTTGGTATGGGTTTGGTTTGAACATTTTAAACGGTATAGGAAGTTCTTGAAGGTACTTTAAAGCCTGTTATGCCTTAAATTAAGGTGTTTTGTTATAAATTAAGGTGTTCAAGATTTATAACATGTCGAATTTTTTTAATGTACTCTAAAAATTTTCATGTTAATTACGCATAGAGCTCATCTCATGATTTAAAAGACAAAATCCCCGGATTGAAGGCTTTTATACTCGTTGCTACTATTCCAAGATGACTGTTGGGTTGGGAAGGCATCTATCCCGTTCTAAACCACACAGAACTGCGCTGTTGAAGAACTTAACTACACAATTATTGCAACATGGTGCTATAGTTTCAACCATTCCAAAACTGAAGGAAACGCAAAAACTAGCTGAAAGGGTGATTACTATCGCCAAGAAGGCTCGTTCAAACCCTAAGATGCATATTC
The Eremothecium sinecaudum strain ATCC 58844 chromosome II, complete sequence DNA segment above includes these coding regions:
- the TSC10 gene encoding 3-dehydrosphinganine reductase (Syntenic homolog of Ashbya gossypii AEL164C; Syntenic homolog of Saccharomyces cerevisiae YBR265W (TSC10)) codes for the protein MKYQLDDQVVLISGGSQGLGRAYAKKYIQDSNSTVIIVSRSKAKLQKAAEGITGEGSFCELEDYTEDCRLVYCSCDLSVYDSVAEMFKLLESKQIKVTQVLFCAGGAVPKLFKDLSGAELLAGVTMNYSTAVYLAHASLRHGARHLVLFSSSAGAYPFIGYGQYAPLKAAIRSLVAILRQEHPEARISCIYPGNFASEGYEEESRTKPAITSIIEGSSHAISCDECCDKIIRSLKSGYDDIPTDFVGWLLLACSMGFNVHSTTYFLWPLGWILGAIANLIVVPIYMIMCSWDIKKWMRKQDQVKNGHSETKSD
- the COA3 gene encoding Coa3p (Syntenic homolog of Ashbya gossypii AEL163C; Syntenic homolog of Saccharomyces cerevisiae YJL062W-A (COA3)), which codes for MFKPNPYQDPRTGKMTPAMIRARQPYFKKNMISLVVLLGLVGGIYTYTYRFLHKDDDFRDVPIPPIDEKELQKLKMEYMNEKKRREESQK
- the REI1 gene encoding Rei1p (Syntenic homolog of Ashbya gossypii AEL165C; Syntenic homolog of Saccharomyces cerevisiae YBR267W (REI1)) — encoded protein: MSSYTCNSCALAFSTGEDQRSHMKTDWHRYNLKRRVAQLPPIDEPTFDEKASRLAENETEKLSKKEIRRREKEALLERKKQLLEMAKHSIMKNMQEQNVKSNDLSEESVTDEPIAAAEETVEAVAAETELTEEEQLEKIMQDKIKNNVEIPLETCIFCPKRSFATFEENLEHMFKNHGFYIPEAKYLVDKRGLVKYLSEKVGLGNVCLCCSYQGRSLEAVRAHMLAKSHCRVPYETEDEKLEISEFYDFTSSYAALDAATNDDEGEWEDVDSDYEGSDSEELLPQDILYHDGIELYLPTGVKVGHRSMQRYYRQNIKPERELSEGQGTIIAADTRHLATIHDKQAVATQKRAWKTFVSDKKRDDKRAAKFINNQPHYRDQLLQ